A genome region from Triticum aestivum cultivar Chinese Spring chromosome 2B, IWGSC CS RefSeq v2.1, whole genome shotgun sequence includes the following:
- the LOC123040751 gene encoding uncharacterized protein, with translation MAVGRMLELLVFFSTAGSLLLDLAAVFLCILAGPYYPTFRLPNQLMWWTSFCGAVPWGAVLLMLQANCWCHGWEATNVDLLVLSAVEWVVACSTFGSACAALAVDQLAIQHSYCGPRDAVCSMYLVAAAISCAAGALAAASALGMLWILASRFRPVHAA, from the exons ATGGCGGTAGGCAGGATGCTGGAGCTCCTCGTCTTCTTCTCCACGGCCGGCAGCTTGCTTCTCGACTTGGCGGCGGTGTTCCTCTGTATCCTGGCCGGCCCATACTACCCGACGTTTAGGCTGCCCAACCA GTTGATGTGGTGGACTTCCTTCTGCGGTGCCGTCCCGTGGGGTGCCGTGCTGCTGATGTTACAGGCCAACTGCTGGTGTCACGGCTGGGAGGCCACCAACGTCGACCTCCTGGTCCTGAGCGCCGTGGAGTGGGTCGTCGCGTGTTCCACCTTCGGCTCGGCGTGTGCGGCCCTCGCCGTCGACCAGCTCGCCATCCAGCACAGCTACTGCGGCCCGAGGGACGCCGTGTGCTCAATGTACCTTGTGGCCGCCGCGATCTCATGCGCCGCCGGggctctcgccgccgcgtcggccttGGGGATGCTCTGGATCCTCGCCTCCCGGTTCCGCCCAGTTCACGCGGCCTAG